In Arthrobacter sp. PAMC25284, a single genomic region encodes these proteins:
- a CDS encoding serine hydrolase, with protein MDHFIPPHPRHDPRGGPSGRRQREPGTRFRAPIITACAAVCAAVLAVVLAAGLQAAPEAGAASAGLSAESLSAAGSSDFTGQAAGDSLDPDLAAEINGIIDANSQYQIGVALMDLSGGAVQQYGVEAEFVAASTAKVLAAEAYFHLVEIGRASLDDTLGAYSAGFQLQAMIQASNNDSWSLVMSAVGLQELSDYAASIGVDYQPETNTLTPAAMARILAGLYSGALLNSDHTAQLLSYLQDTNYETLIPAAVPAGVEVFHKYGLLGGNLHDAAVLTHDGRAYALVIYTKGEDLSDLPERTAVFHAVAGAVADAQF; from the coding sequence ATGGACCACTTCATTCCGCCCCACCCGCGGCACGATCCCCGGGGAGGGCCGTCCGGGCGGCGGCAGCGCGAGCCGGGAACCCGGTTTCGCGCGCCTATCATCACCGCCTGTGCCGCGGTATGCGCGGCGGTACTGGCCGTGGTGCTGGCCGCCGGACTCCAAGCCGCACCAGAGGCCGGCGCGGCATCGGCGGGCCTGTCAGCGGAGAGCCTGTCAGCGGCCGGATCCTCAGACTTCACTGGGCAGGCGGCGGGGGACAGCCTCGACCCGGACCTGGCCGCGGAGATCAACGGGATCATCGACGCCAACAGCCAGTACCAGATCGGCGTGGCGCTGATGGACCTGTCCGGCGGAGCGGTTCAGCAGTACGGCGTCGAGGCGGAGTTCGTGGCCGCCAGCACCGCAAAAGTCCTGGCCGCCGAGGCGTACTTCCATCTGGTCGAAATAGGCCGCGCGTCGCTGGACGACACCCTGGGAGCCTACAGTGCGGGATTCCAGCTGCAGGCGATGATCCAGGCGAGCAACAACGACTCCTGGTCCCTGGTCATGTCCGCCGTCGGCCTCCAGGAACTCAGCGACTATGCCGCGTCGATCGGGGTGGACTATCAGCCCGAAACCAACACGCTGACCCCGGCGGCGATGGCCCGGATCCTGGCCGGGCTGTATTCCGGCGCGCTGCTCAATTCGGACCACACCGCGCAGCTGCTGTCCTATCTGCAGGACACCAACTACGAGACACTCATCCCGGCTGCGGTCCCCGCCGGCGTCGAAGTCTTTCACAAGTACGGGCTGCTCGGCGGAAACCTGCACGACGCCGCCGTCCTCACCCATGACGGCAGGGCGTACGCGCTGGTGATCTACACCAAGGGTGAGGACCTGAGTGACCTGCCGGAGCGGACCGCAGTCTTCCATGCCGTGGCCGGGGCAGTGGCGGATGCGCAGTTCTAG
- a CDS encoding septum formation family protein, with product MTDENARHDAGLPGAPRVGEPETGLPHARSAGEGALMSRYAPALAGHAARARRWVRRQGRRRVGAAILILIALVAAIWWGTATPGGTKPAAAESAPSASGAQTGGTPSAEASRGALPLEGVSALDFQLGDCFKDFDPEALQSTVVDCGTEHSAQLVAIESYPEPAEYPGREPLKQKALDACKATDLAAKTADYPLGYKLAYPSSTSWDKGDRRVDCYVIAESGNVIVDSLLP from the coding sequence GTGACCGACGAGAACGCACGGCACGACGCCGGACTGCCAGGCGCACCTCGCGTCGGCGAGCCGGAAACAGGGCTTCCGCATGCCCGGTCGGCTGGCGAAGGGGCACTGATGTCCCGGTACGCCCCGGCGCTGGCCGGACATGCCGCCCGCGCGCGCCGCTGGGTCCGGCGGCAGGGCCGACGGCGGGTCGGCGCCGCCATCCTAATACTGATCGCGCTTGTGGCCGCCATCTGGTGGGGCACCGCCACACCCGGCGGCACGAAGCCCGCGGCGGCCGAAAGCGCGCCGTCAGCATCCGGGGCCCAGACCGGAGGGACGCCCTCGGCCGAGGCCAGCCGCGGGGCGCTGCCGCTGGAAGGCGTCAGTGCCCTGGACTTCCAGCTCGGCGACTGCTTCAAGGACTTCGATCCCGAGGCCCTGCAGTCGACGGTGGTCGACTGCGGAACCGAGCATTCGGCGCAACTGGTGGCAATCGAGAGCTATCCCGAGCCGGCTGAATACCCTGGGCGCGAGCCGCTGAAGCAAAAAGCCCTGGACGCCTGCAAAGCAACAGACCTGGCGGCCAAAACCGCTGATTACCCGCTGGGCTACAAGCTGGCCTACCCAAGCTCCACCAGCTGGGATAAGGGTGACCGGCGCGTGGACTGCTACGTCATTGCCGAAAGCGGCAATGTCATCGTGGACTCACTCCTCCCCTGA
- the bcp gene encoding thioredoxin-dependent thiol peroxidase — protein sequence MTTNLTVKLQPGTAAPEFTLPKADGSPVSLADYRGRNVIVYFYPQAATPGCTTEACDFRDNLASLQGSGYEVLGVSPDGMEALAGFSGDFDLTFPLLADEDHAVALAYGAWGEKLVDGEITEGIVRSTVVVDPDGNVVLAQYQVKAQGHVAALRQDLGV from the coding sequence ATGACTACCAACCTCACGGTCAAGCTCCAGCCCGGCACAGCTGCCCCGGAGTTCACCCTGCCCAAGGCCGACGGCAGCCCGGTGTCGCTGGCGGACTACCGCGGCCGGAACGTCATTGTGTACTTTTATCCGCAGGCCGCGACGCCGGGCTGCACCACCGAAGCCTGCGATTTCCGCGACAACCTCGCCTCCCTGCAGGGCTCCGGCTACGAGGTCCTGGGCGTCTCCCCCGACGGGATGGAAGCCCTGGCCGGCTTCAGCGGCGACTTTGACCTGACCTTCCCGCTCCTCGCCGACGAGGACCACGCCGTGGCCCTGGCCTATGGCGCGTGGGGCGAGAAACTGGTCGACGGCGAAATCACGGAAGGAATCGTCCGTTCCACGGTCGTCGTGGACCCGGACGGCAACGTGGTGCTGGCGCAGTACCAGGTGAAAGCCCAGGGCCACGTTGCGGCGCTAAGGCAGGATTTGGGCGTCTGA
- a CDS encoding DUF6855 family protein, producing the protein MADGTKKDPWTLTTAPGTSKYSMYRDEESDPPALVCQVGSTTLKYHLRAVEDLQAWLADQSGWVPLGAADENKPAAEGTVEAWGRDPSNPVGGWYGLRQGYRGRFGMYLPPLLEALGMVELTHDKRNNSVRAVSGAAPEPAA; encoded by the coding sequence GTGGCAGACGGCACCAAGAAGGATCCCTGGACTCTCACCACCGCACCGGGCACCTCGAAATATTCGATGTACCGGGACGAAGAGTCCGATCCGCCCGCCCTGGTCTGCCAGGTGGGATCAACCACGCTGAAGTATCACCTCCGGGCCGTCGAGGACCTGCAGGCCTGGCTGGCGGATCAGTCCGGCTGGGTACCGCTCGGCGCCGCGGATGAAAACAAGCCCGCAGCCGAGGGGACCGTCGAGGCGTGGGGCCGCGACCCGTCCAATCCGGTGGGCGGCTGGTACGGGCTGCGCCAGGGTTACCGCGGCAGGTTCGGCATGTACCTGCCGCCGCTGCTGGAGGCACTGGGAATGGTGGAACTCACCCACGACAAACGAAATAACAGCGTCCGGGCGGTCAGCGGTGCCGCCCCGGAACCGGCCGCCTAG
- a CDS encoding DUF3073 domain-containing protein, whose protein sequence is MGRGRQKAKATKQARDIKYYSPNTDYSALQRELTGPGGRAARHFADDPVEPDYSAYVDKYADDVDDDDDEVDSRRIG, encoded by the coding sequence ATGGGGCGCGGCCGTCAAAAGGCAAAAGCTACCAAGCAGGCTCGGGACATCAAGTATTACTCCCCGAACACTGACTATTCGGCCCTTCAGCGCGAGCTCACGGGCCCGGGCGGTCGTGCCGCAAGGCACTTCGCGGATGATCCGGTTGAACCGGACTATTCGGCCTATGTGGATAAGTACGCGGACGATGTGGATGACGACGACGACGAGGTAGATTCCCGTCGCATAGGTTAG
- the purF gene encoding amidophosphoribosyltransferase — MARGDGTLSHDLLPGEKSPQDACGVFGVWAPGEEVAKLTYYGLYALQHRGQESAGIATSDGKRINVYKDMGLVSQVFDETTLNTLTGHLAVGHCRYSTTGASHWANAQPTLGATATGTVALAHNGNLTNTAELKAMIMDRNDGQLSGEMKQGNTSDTALVTALLEGEEGKSLEQTAMELLPKIKGGFCFVFMDEGTLYAARDTYGIRPLCLGRLERGWVVASEQSALATVGASFIREIEPGEFIAIDEEGVRSQRFAEATPAGCVFEYVYLARPDAAIAGRSVYESRVEMGRQLARENTQEADLVIPVPESGTPAAVGYAEESGIPFAHGFVKNAYVGRTFIQPSQTLRQLGIRLKLNALESVIRGKRIVVVDDSIVRGNTQRAIVRMLREAGAASVHVKISSPPVQWPCFYGIDFASRAELIANGATIDEISQAIGADSLAYISEDGMIEATRQPRERLCTACFTGKYPIELPGADKLGKNLLERSDAGKLPAAASMPVPAASDAGPGTSLEEDPAGKPGATGCDPGPDAEFEGLLTEADRIPPIVHGVPSETDAASFAADKKEPV, encoded by the coding sequence GTGGCACGCGGCGATGGAACTCTTTCTCATGATCTTCTCCCCGGCGAAAAAAGCCCCCAGGACGCTTGCGGCGTCTTTGGGGTCTGGGCTCCCGGCGAAGAAGTAGCAAAACTCACCTATTACGGGCTGTATGCATTGCAGCACCGCGGTCAGGAGTCGGCTGGTATAGCCACCAGCGACGGCAAGCGGATCAACGTCTATAAGGACATGGGCCTCGTATCCCAGGTCTTCGACGAGACCACGCTGAACACCCTGACCGGGCACCTGGCCGTCGGCCACTGCCGCTACTCCACGACCGGCGCCAGCCACTGGGCCAACGCCCAGCCCACCCTTGGCGCGACCGCCACGGGCACCGTGGCCCTGGCCCATAACGGCAATCTCACCAACACGGCCGAGCTCAAGGCCATGATTATGGACCGCAACGACGGCCAACTCAGCGGCGAGATGAAGCAGGGCAATACCTCGGACACGGCCCTCGTCACGGCGCTGCTTGAGGGCGAAGAAGGCAAGTCACTCGAGCAGACCGCAATGGAACTGCTGCCCAAAATCAAGGGCGGCTTCTGCTTCGTCTTCATGGACGAAGGCACCCTCTACGCCGCCCGCGACACCTACGGCATCCGTCCGCTATGCCTCGGCCGGCTGGAGCGCGGCTGGGTGGTCGCCTCGGAACAGTCCGCCCTGGCCACCGTCGGCGCGAGCTTCATCCGTGAGATCGAACCCGGCGAATTCATTGCGATTGACGAGGAAGGCGTCCGGTCCCAGCGGTTTGCCGAGGCAACACCGGCCGGCTGCGTGTTCGAATATGTCTATCTCGCCCGCCCGGACGCCGCCATTGCGGGCCGCTCGGTCTACGAGTCCCGCGTGGAGATGGGCCGCCAGCTCGCCCGCGAAAACACCCAGGAAGCTGACCTTGTCATCCCGGTCCCGGAATCCGGCACTCCCGCTGCTGTCGGTTACGCCGAGGAGTCCGGCATCCCGTTCGCGCACGGTTTCGTCAAGAACGCCTACGTGGGACGTACCTTCATCCAGCCCTCGCAGACCCTGCGCCAGCTCGGCATCCGCCTCAAGCTCAACGCCCTTGAGTCCGTAATCCGCGGCAAGCGCATTGTGGTGGTGGATGACTCGATCGTCCGCGGCAACACCCAGCGTGCCATCGTCCGGATGCTCCGGGAAGCCGGCGCCGCGTCCGTGCACGTGAAGATCTCCTCCCCGCCCGTGCAGTGGCCGTGCTTCTACGGCATCGACTTCGCTTCGCGCGCGGAACTGATCGCCAATGGCGCCACCATTGACGAAATCTCCCAGGCGATTGGCGCCGACTCGCTGGCCTACATTTCCGAAGACGGCATGATCGAGGCCACCCGCCAGCCACGTGAGCGCCTCTGCACCGCGTGCTTCACCGGCAAGTACCCGATCGAACTACCGGGCGCCGACAAGCTCGGCAAGAACCTCCTGGAGCGCTCGGATGCCGGCAAGCTGCCTGCCGCGGCCTCCATGCCGGTACCGGCTGCCTCCGACGCCGGGCCCGGCACCTCCCTGGAGGAGGACCCCGCCGGGAAGCCCGGCGCCACCGGCTGCGACCCGGGCCCGGATGCCGAATTCGAAGGTCTCCTCACTGAGGCTGACCGAATCCCACCCATTGTTCACGGCGTCCCCTCAGAGACGGATGCTGCTTCGTTCGCTGCCGACAAGAAAGAGCCCGTATGA
- a CDS encoding AsnC family transcriptional regulator, with amino-acid sequence MRDVAARVGVTERAAQKIVADLVEAGYITRLRAGRRNSYTVATGRPLRHPLDSGHELDELLAVLVPESTARAEG; translated from the coding sequence ATGCGTGACGTCGCCGCCCGGGTGGGAGTGACGGAGCGTGCCGCGCAAAAGATCGTTGCCGACCTCGTGGAAGCCGGCTATATCACCAGGCTCCGGGCCGGCCGGCGCAACAGCTACACCGTCGCCACCGGGCGCCCCCTGCGCCATCCCCTGGATTCCGGCCACGAGCTGGACGAGCTTCTCGCGGTTCTCGTGCCGGAATCCACGGCACGCGCCGAGGGCTAG
- a CDS encoding class I SAM-dependent methyltransferase, with protein MSAASDRIPEQQRKIWDQFSAGWRKWDAEVLGWHGPVGDAMIEDARLRPDARIIDIASGTGEPGLTAAAMVPSGHVILMDISTGMLRVAAEKAESRGLDNVRTVVCDVTELPFGDKSFDTVFCRFGFMFFPEMSAALAELVRVAKPGGRIVASVWARAAENPWASLILGTIARHSELPFPPADAPGPFRCAAHGYMSRFFTGAGLVDVSERKISSDMVQPSPETYWEFMTDIAAPVVLGLSKADPAAREMIRSEVFQMLSRYEHDGAIRLRSTAAITAGTVA; from the coding sequence ATGTCAGCCGCATCCGACCGCATCCCGGAGCAACAGCGAAAAATCTGGGATCAGTTCTCTGCCGGCTGGCGGAAATGGGACGCAGAGGTTCTGGGCTGGCACGGGCCCGTCGGGGACGCCATGATCGAGGACGCGCGGCTCCGCCCAGACGCCCGGATCATCGACATCGCTTCCGGCACCGGGGAACCGGGGCTCACTGCGGCCGCGATGGTGCCATCTGGCCATGTGATCCTGATGGACATTTCCACGGGGATGCTGCGGGTCGCGGCGGAAAAGGCCGAGTCACGTGGGCTGGACAACGTCCGGACCGTGGTCTGCGATGTGACTGAACTGCCCTTCGGCGACAAGTCCTTCGACACCGTGTTTTGCCGGTTCGGATTTATGTTCTTCCCTGAGATGTCCGCGGCCCTGGCGGAACTGGTGCGCGTAGCGAAGCCCGGTGGCAGGATCGTCGCGTCTGTCTGGGCCCGGGCTGCGGAAAATCCGTGGGCGAGCCTCATTCTGGGCACGATCGCACGCCACTCCGAGCTTCCCTTCCCGCCCGCCGACGCCCCCGGCCCCTTCCGCTGCGCGGCGCACGGTTACATGAGCCGGTTCTTCACCGGCGCCGGGCTCGTGGATGTCAGCGAACGAAAGATCAGCTCGGACATGGTGCAGCCCTCCCCGGAAACCTACTGGGAGTTCATGACCGACATCGCTGCTCCGGTGGTGCTGGGCCTGTCCAAAGCGGACCCGGCCGCGCGGGAAATGATCCGCTCCGAGGTCTTCCAGATGCTCAGCCGATACGAGCACGACGGCGCCATCAGGCTGCGTTCGACGGCCGCCATAACGGCCGGGACCGTCGCGTAG
- a CDS encoding alpha/beta fold hydrolase, translated as MAYIKVGTENSTDIELYYEDHGTGQPVVLIHGYPLDGSSWEKQTAALLGAGYRVITYDRRGFGQSSKPTEGYDYDTFTADLHTLLTTLDLNNAVLAGFSMGTGEVGRYLGRYGSSRIAKAVFLGSLEPFLLQTDDNPGGVPQSVFDGLTEAVTADRYAFFTDFFKNFYNSGTFLGTPRLSEEVMRAGWNLATRGGPTASAAAQLPWLTDFRPDIAKIDVPALIVHGTADNILPIDVTGREFTKALPHAEYVEIEGAPHGMLWTHGAEVNDILLRFLAG; from the coding sequence ATGGCTTACATCAAGGTTGGCACCGAAAACAGCACCGACATCGAGCTCTACTACGAAGATCACGGGACCGGGCAGCCGGTAGTCCTGATCCACGGCTACCCGCTGGACGGCTCGTCTTGGGAAAAACAGACTGCCGCTCTCCTCGGCGCGGGCTACCGCGTCATCACCTACGACCGCCGCGGTTTCGGCCAGTCCAGCAAGCCCACAGAGGGCTATGACTACGACACGTTCACGGCCGACCTCCACACCCTGCTCACCACCCTCGACCTCAACAACGCCGTGCTGGCAGGATTTTCGATGGGCACGGGTGAGGTGGGCCGCTATCTGGGACGCTACGGATCCTCCCGGATCGCGAAGGCCGTGTTCCTGGGTTCACTGGAGCCCTTCCTCCTGCAGACCGACGATAACCCCGGCGGCGTCCCGCAGTCAGTATTCGACGGCCTCACCGAGGCCGTCACCGCCGACCGCTACGCCTTCTTCACGGACTTCTTCAAGAACTTCTATAACAGCGGGACATTCCTTGGCACCCCAAGGCTGAGCGAGGAAGTCATGCGGGCCGGGTGGAACCTGGCGACGCGGGGCGGCCCCACCGCGTCCGCCGCAGCCCAGCTGCCCTGGCTGACCGACTTCCGCCCCGACATTGCCAAGATTGACGTCCCTGCCCTGATCGTCCACGGCACTGCTGACAACATCCTGCCGATCGACGTCACCGGCCGTGAGTTCACCAAGGCCCTGCCCCACGCCGAATACGTGGAGATCGAGGGCGCCCCGCACGGCATGCTCTGGACCCACGGTGCCGAGGTCAACGACATCCTGCTGCGGTTCCTGGCCGGATAG
- a CDS encoding sodium-dependent bicarbonate transport family permease: MIDPIILFFLLGATAGLLRSELRLPAAVYELVSIVLLLSIGLKGGIELAKQPFMDLLPQMLAVVALGFFLTLAAFPVLRFLGRFKRADAASIAAHYGSVSVGTFAVVIAYLGSRQIEFEAHMPLLLVLLEVPAIIVGIVLARGLSRQTRWKSIAHEVFLGKGIVLLLGGLLIGWIAGPEGLTSIEPLFFDLFKGILALFLLEMGLITATQVGSLRQYGLFLIAFGIGMPLFSALVGTGLGWALGLSIGGTAVLATLAASASYIAVPAAMRISVPEANPTLSLAASLGITFPFNVLLGIPIYHALAVWAHTFARG, encoded by the coding sequence GTGATCGATCCCATCATTCTCTTCTTCCTGCTTGGCGCCACCGCCGGCCTGCTGCGGTCGGAGCTGCGACTTCCTGCGGCGGTTTACGAGCTCGTCAGTATCGTGCTGCTGCTCTCGATCGGCCTCAAGGGCGGCATTGAACTCGCCAAACAGCCGTTTATGGACCTCCTGCCCCAGATGCTGGCCGTGGTGGCGCTGGGCTTCTTCCTCACCCTGGCCGCCTTCCCCGTGCTGCGATTCCTCGGCCGCTTCAAGCGGGCCGATGCGGCGTCCATCGCGGCCCACTACGGTTCGGTCAGCGTCGGCACCTTTGCCGTCGTGATCGCCTACCTCGGCAGCCGTCAAATTGAGTTCGAGGCGCACATGCCGCTCCTGCTGGTACTCCTGGAGGTGCCTGCCATCATTGTGGGAATCGTTCTGGCCCGCGGACTCTCGCGCCAGACCCGGTGGAAGTCGATCGCCCATGAAGTGTTCCTCGGCAAAGGGATAGTGCTGCTCCTCGGCGGTCTGCTGATCGGCTGGATCGCGGGGCCCGAGGGGTTGACCTCGATCGAGCCCCTGTTCTTCGATCTCTTCAAGGGGATCCTGGCCCTCTTCCTGCTGGAGATGGGCCTGATTACGGCAACACAGGTGGGCAGCCTGCGCCAGTACGGCCTCTTCCTGATCGCCTTCGGAATTGGCATGCCGCTCTTCTCGGCTCTCGTCGGGACCGGACTGGGCTGGGCCCTTGGCCTGTCCATCGGCGGCACAGCCGTGCTGGCGACGCTGGCCGCGAGCGCTTCCTACATCGCGGTGCCGGCAGCCATGCGCATCTCGGTGCCGGAAGCCAACCCCACGCTGTCCTTGGCAGCATCGCTGGGAATTACTTTCCCGTTCAACGTCCTGCTGGGCATCCCGATCTACCACGCCCTCGCGGTGTGGGCCCACACTTTCGCGAGAGGATAA
- a CDS encoding VOC family protein, whose protein sequence is MTAHAGSDAADAYWTDFRTTDVEAAKSFYAAVFGWRFEEYVARHGSTYFLACLADGLVTIFAPYISGQDPVDMNGRWNVYFATGDVREFVDGLAHSGGVLESEPAVLDDAGEMVFFSPPGGGNTGAWHPWRRFRSARSEDPGAVAWIELLTPEPQAAVAFFQQQFGHEVTEYPQDDGGTYSTLLANGTEVAGIAAVPAGSEGILDPGWQVYFGVSSVAESVAAAVAAGAVVLLEPDGTEEGGTIATLRDPQGAVFNLLEL, encoded by the coding sequence ATGACGGCACACGCGGGGTCCGATGCGGCCGACGCCTACTGGACAGACTTCAGGACCACGGACGTCGAGGCTGCAAAGAGCTTCTATGCCGCTGTTTTCGGCTGGCGGTTTGAGGAATACGTTGCCCGGCACGGCAGCACTTACTTCCTGGCCTGTCTGGCGGACGGACTCGTAACGATTTTCGCCCCGTATATCAGCGGGCAGGACCCCGTGGATATGAACGGGCGGTGGAACGTCTATTTCGCGACGGGGGACGTCCGGGAATTTGTCGACGGGTTGGCGCACTCCGGTGGTGTTCTCGAATCCGAACCGGCGGTCCTTGACGACGCCGGGGAGATGGTCTTCTTTTCACCGCCCGGAGGCGGAAACACCGGAGCCTGGCACCCATGGCGCCGCTTCCGCTCCGCCCGCAGCGAGGACCCGGGCGCCGTGGCCTGGATTGAGCTCCTCACCCCGGAACCCCAAGCCGCCGTCGCATTCTTTCAGCAGCAGTTCGGGCACGAGGTGACAGAGTATCCGCAGGACGACGGCGGCACGTACTCGACGCTGCTGGCCAACGGCACGGAGGTGGCAGGGATCGCGGCCGTTCCGGCGGGCTCCGAGGGCATCCTGGATCCGGGGTGGCAGGTGTACTTCGGCGTATCCAGCGTCGCCGAGTCGGTAGCAGCGGCGGTGGCCGCGGGCGCCGTCGTCCTCCTCGAACCGGACGGAACGGAGGAGGGCGGAACGATTGCCACGCTCCGGGATCCGCAGGGCGCCGTGTTCAACCTGTTGGAGCTTTAA
- a CDS encoding P-II family nitrogen regulator, with the protein MQSHTRKLLTVVTEAVLESTLVKDIERMNAHGYTITDARGKGHRGVRSAGWEANSNIRLEVVCDEETAGAIAAYLQEHYYADYAMILFLSDVEVLRPEKF; encoded by the coding sequence ATGCAAAGCCACACACGCAAGCTGCTGACCGTCGTCACCGAAGCCGTACTTGAGAGCACCCTCGTCAAGGACATCGAACGAATGAACGCCCACGGCTACACCATCACGGACGCGCGCGGAAAAGGCCACCGGGGCGTCCGCAGCGCGGGTTGGGAGGCGAACAGCAACATCCGCCTCGAGGTGGTGTGCGACGAAGAGACGGCAGGCGCCATCGCCGCTTACCTGCAGGAGCACTATTACGCGGACTACGCCATGATCCTGTTCCTGAGCGACGTCGAGGTCCTGCGCCCGGAGAAGTTCTAG
- the purM gene encoding phosphoribosylformylglycinamidine cyclo-ligase, whose translation MTSASPAADMNAAQNSAGITYASAGVDVEAGDRAVELMKGAVKATHNSSVIGGVGGFAGLYDVSKLLTYKRPLLATSTDGVGTKVAIAQAMDIHDTIGYDLVGMVVDDIVVVGAEPLFMTDYIACGKVVPERIADIVRGIAAACSVAGTALVGGETAEHPGLLGEHEYDVAGAATGVVEAADLLGPDRVRAGDVVIGMASSGLHSNGYSLVRRVINHAGWALDRQVSELGRTLGEELLEPTRVYAADCLDLARTFPVNSAHGVHGFSHVTGGGLAANLARVLPQGLLATVDRATWELPAIFKLVSELGNVPLADLERTLNLGVGMVAIVSAEVADDAVARLNDRGLPSWIMGTVEQNSDAILKTGPDYVQGAKGVDGGAVRLVNSYA comes from the coding sequence ATGACTTCCGCCTCCCCGGCCGCTGACATGAATGCCGCCCAGAACTCCGCGGGCATCACCTACGCTTCCGCCGGCGTGGACGTCGAAGCCGGCGACCGTGCCGTTGAACTGATGAAAGGCGCCGTCAAGGCGACCCACAACTCGTCGGTGATTGGCGGCGTCGGCGGCTTTGCAGGCCTCTACGACGTCTCGAAGCTGCTCACCTACAAGCGCCCGCTGCTGGCCACCTCCACCGACGGCGTCGGCACCAAGGTCGCCATCGCGCAGGCCATGGATATCCACGACACGATCGGTTACGACCTCGTGGGCATGGTCGTGGACGACATCGTTGTGGTCGGCGCCGAGCCGCTCTTCATGACCGATTACATTGCCTGCGGCAAGGTCGTTCCGGAACGCATCGCGGACATCGTCCGCGGCATCGCGGCCGCCTGCTCCGTGGCCGGCACCGCCCTGGTGGGCGGCGAAACCGCCGAGCACCCGGGCCTGCTGGGCGAGCACGAGTACGACGTCGCGGGTGCCGCCACCGGCGTTGTCGAAGCCGCCGACCTGCTCGGGCCGGACCGTGTCCGCGCCGGCGACGTCGTGATCGGCATGGCCTCCTCCGGCCTGCACTCCAACGGCTACTCGCTCGTCCGCCGAGTGATTAACCACGCCGGCTGGGCCCTGGACCGTCAGGTCAGCGAACTCGGACGCACGCTCGGCGAGGAACTCCTCGAACCGACCCGCGTCTACGCGGCGGACTGCCTGGACCTGGCCCGCACCTTCCCGGTGAACTCGGCCCACGGCGTCCACGGCTTCAGCCACGTTACCGGCGGCGGGCTCGCGGCCAACCTGGCCCGTGTACTGCCGCAGGGCCTGCTGGCCACCGTGGATCGCGCCACCTGGGAACTGCCGGCCATCTTCAAGCTGGTCTCCGAGCTTGGCAACGTCCCGCTGGCGGACCTGGAGCGCACCCTGAACCTGGGCGTGGGCATGGTTGCCATCGTCTCGGCCGAGGTCGCCGATGACGCGGTGGCCCGCCTCAATGACCGCGGCCTGCCGTCCTGGATCATGGGCACCGTGGAGCAGAACTCGGATGCGATCCTGAAGACCGGCCCGGACTACGTACAGGGTGCCAAGGGTGTCGACGGCGGTGCCGTCCGCCTGGTCAACAGCTACGCCTAA